GGTCGGTCTCCTCGCGCGCGACAGACTCCCTGAAGACCACGCTCTCGCGGCGACGGCGAAACTCCGGGACGAGGAGCTGCGCCACGCGGGTCTTTCCTTCGCTGGGAAGGAGGCTGAGCAGCAGGATCTGACCGCCGTGGGGGGGCACGCATGCCCGCACCTGGCGTGCCAGTGCCTGCAGATCGAGTCGCGCGATGCGCTTCTCGCCATTCGCAAGCGCTCTTTCGGAGAACCGAGGGATCACGCCCAGCAGCGGAACCGAGAGATGGCTCACGATCTGTGGCGGCACGGTGAGCCGGTTCTTTCGCACCTCGACGAACGCCACGAGTGCGAGGCTCAGCACCGCGCCCGCGCCGCCGATCAGAAAGGCCAGCAGCTTCTTTCTCGACTTGAGCGGCGCCGTGGGCATCGAGGCCTCGGTGAGCAGCGTGAGACCTGGAACCTCCCCTGAAGGGGAGGGGACGAGCTGCTGCGTCTTCTCGAGCCGGGAGCTTGCGTCGGTGACGTCTTGACGGCGGCTGGTCACTGCGCGGTTGAGCGATTCATAGTGGCGCTGCAGCGCGGGCAGCTTGACCCTGCGCTGCAGGGCGCGTGCGTGCTGCAGGCGCAAGGACGCGGTCCTTCGTGAGAGACCGTCGACCTGCAGGCGCAGGGTCTGCGCCTGGCTCTCGATCTGGCCCAGCTGCGCCTGTGAGGGCGCAGCCGAGAGCGTGGTCACGGGGGGGCGCGCCGCACGCGTTGCGGTGATGCTGCGCCACTGGTCGTAGCGTCGGTCGTCCGCGAGAAGGGCGCGGCTCTTCTCGACGGCTTCGCCTGCGCGCTCGAGCTCCTGCTGCGAGATGTATCCCTCGGCTGCGAGCTGTCGGGCTCGTCTCAGCTCTGCCTCGCTCTGACGCAGCGCAATGAGGTTGGCGCTGCGACTTCGATTGTCGCTGATCAGCGACATGAGATCCTGGGAGCGCTTCTCGAGCGCCCCCTCGTGCGCTGCTGCGCGGGCGGCGCGCGCCTCTTCCCGTGCTTTTCGCAGCAGGTCGTTGCGCGTTGACTCGAGCATCGACAGCTGTCGCTCGAAGGCCTGTCTCTCTGATTCTGCCTCGGTGAGTGCAAGCTGCAGCTGCTCGACTGCGTCGGGGGTGTCGCCAGCGGCCATGTCTGACGCGGAGAGGTGATTGCGTACCAGGAACGCCTGAAGGGCGCTCTCGGCCTGCTCGGCGGCCGCCTCGCAGCGGTTCAGATCTGCGCGCAGCCGTTCGAGCTGTGCGGTGCAGGCGGCTGTCACCGTGGCACGAACGTCAGCCACGAAGGCGTCGCTCAGCGCACGCGCGGTCCGCTGCGCAGCTTCAGCAGACGGTGCTGCTGCACGGATGCGGATCGCACCGCTGTCGCGATCGAGCTCGCTCTCCGTGGCGCGTTGCAGACTGGCGAGATCAGTGCCGAGGGCGCTGGCGACCGGCTTGAGAACGTCGGTTGATCTCACCCGTGCGGCGATGAGGGGAACCGGGAGGGGTTCGCGTCCGAGGACGGTGCGCATCACGGCGGGATCGTAGAGCAGCGAGGCCTCGCTCTCATAGGTGCCGACGCCGAGCGCTCGTCCGGCGGTCACACCGACGACAAGCGAGATCACGACCAGCAGCAGCGCAATTCCGCGTCGACGCCACAAGCCGGCCAGGGCGACCCGCGGGTCGACCGGGGAAGGCAGGGCTGCGATGGGTTCCATCGGGGTGTCCAGCATGGGGGGGCTCCTTTTGTAAGTTCGACTCAATGAGGTCGGCAGGAAGCGGGGGGTCAGGCGTGAGAGGTCACCGCGCGGCGGTCAGCGCTGCTGAGGGGCGGGCGCAGGGTGCTGTTCGAGGAGGTCCGCACGGTGGAGGCAGGTCGATGCGCCAGGACCATGGCGAGGGCGGTCGTGATCGCCGCCATGTCGATGACAGGCGATTGCCGCATCACCCATTCGAGGGTTCCCGTGGCGAGCACGCACAGCCAGCCTGCGAGAAGCGCGTGGAGCGCGACGGCATCGGTGCCCCTTCGACGTCGCCCCTCACGCCACGCCACGGTGCAGATGCGGGCGGCGGCGAGGAGGGCGATGGCGAGACCGACCCATCCGGTCTCCGCGGCCGTGAGAAGATAGATGTTGTGGCAGACCCCCGCGCTGCGCTCGTTGCGCAGTACGCGGAGATCGCGTCGGTACACGGGGTTCGTGCTGAGCACGTCGGCGTAGCAGTTCAGCCCCACGCCCAGCGGGTTGTCATCGGCCATCGCGAGCGCGGCGTCGTTGAACTCATGGCGCGCTTCACCGCTTGCGGAAGGCGCGTTGGCAAAGCGTTCCATCACGGGGCCCGAGAGCGCGAGCCCCATGAGAGCCAGGCAGATCAGCAGCATCATTCCGAGCCTGCGGGCGCTCGGGGTGGCGCCATGGCGAACGCCGGTGAGCAGCGCCCCGATCAGCGAGAGGGGCAGAAGGACGAAGCCGGAACGTGACATGGTGAACATCACGCCGAGAGAGAGCGCGAAGACCGAGAGCACCGTGAAGCTGCGTTCCCCTCGTGGCAGGGCGGGTTCGCAGAGGGCGCCGGTCAGCAGCAGGGGAATGAACAGAAAGGTGAAGGAGGGCAAGGTGTTCGAGTGTGGGAAGAGCGCGTTGACGCGCGGCACGTGCAAGATGACGCGCTGCGCCACGGTGATGACCGAGAGCGATGCCGCCAGCGTCAGGAATCCCCGCCATAGCCAGCGCGTTGAAGTTCCCGTCGTGAGCGCGCTGGAGACGCACCAGTAGATGAGGCAGGCCTTCAGCAGGGTGAACATGGTGCAGAGCGAGAGCGTGGGGTCGTGCGCGGCCGCGGTGGAGAGGCTGCCCACGACGACCAGCGCGGCGAGGGGAAGGGGTTCGTGCGGGACAAGGCGCACCCGATGACGCTCTGCGACGATGAGCGCCATCGCCAGCGCGACGCAGAGCACATCGGTGAGGTGCACGATGAAGCCGTCCTCTGTGCCGCGATAGTCGGTCAGAGTGGTCAGATGGATGCTTGCCCCCGGACCGAGCGCGGTCGATACCACCAGGGCGCACAGAAGCAGGCCACGAGCGGTGGCGCTTCGAGCGGCGAGGCAGGTCAACGTCGGTATGGCAATCGCGCAGAAGAGTCCGAACACGAAGAACTTCATCGTCAGCTGTAGCGCCTCCACGTTCGCAGGAACCGCGCGCTCTCGCGGTCCCACGACGGGTCCTGCCGCGTGGTGAGCAGGGGGGGGAGCGCGCGGTAGAGATGCTCGCGCGGATACGACAAGGAGAGACGTCCCTCGCGCAGGTTCTGCACTGCGTTTCGCATCCAGCGGGAGGGACGGTTGAGACCGGGCTCGCGGTGCGACCGATCGGCAGCGCACGCCTGTCGATCTCGATACGTGCGCCCGGCGCGAACCTGCTCGACGTAGAGGAAGACCTCGGTCCAGTCTCGGGCCAGCGCTTCGAGCTCGTCATCGCTCGGTCGACGGGCGGGGAGATCGTCGGGCTTCAGCTTGAAGCGCAGGGCGCTGCGGTGCAGTGACAGCACGCAGGGCGCAAGGGGCTGCTCGGCGAGGAGGGTGGCGAGACGCTCATCACGCCCATCGCACCGGGGCGTGAAGCGCCCGTGCGCGATGAGCAGCGCGTCCCCGAGCGCCAGCGCGCACTTGTAGAAGTTGCGACGAATGAAATCGACGTCCGGCGTCGGCTCGAGACGACGCGCGATGCGCATCGACCAGAGCAGCCCTGCACCGCGGTTGAGCAGCAGGCGTGTTCCTTCGACGCAGGGAAGGGGATCTGCGAGATGGGCGGGCGCGTGGGCCGTGATGATGTTGGGAGGGCCGTGGAGCACGATATGGTCGGCCAGCAGGTCCTGCCACATGAGCGAGCACGGCCAGCGCTCGATGTCGGCGACGGTGAGAGGGCGGCCGAAATCGATCTCGACCCCGAGCGCTTTCTGCTGTCGCTCGCGCAGCGGTCGCAGTCGTGCTTCTTCCACCGCGCCCCTGTGCTTCATCACGAGGAGGAGATCGAGATCGTTGTAGGGCTGCTCGAGGCCATTGCGAAAGATCACGGCACCCTCGCCGCGACCGTATCCGCCCCCTAGCACCAATGCGGTGAGCGGTGCGCCGATCGTGCGACGAACGTCATCGGTGAGCGCCCGCAGCGCGACCTCGAAGCGCGTGTTGAACTCAGGCGTTGCGTGTGGTGCGTATCTCACGGCTGCTCTCCTCTCGTAGCCCCTCGATGAAGCCGCGCCAGCGCCCCGTCGTGGCGATGAGTCGCAGCAGCGGCGCGGCCGCCGCGGCGTCGAGACGCCGCTCTCGTATGCACCAGGCCAGGTCGGCCACCACCTGTCGTGCGTAGGGAAGAACGGCATATCGAATCAGCGATCGGCGCCATCGCGACCAGGTGAAGATGTGCGCCTCCGCCTTCCCCTCGCCGTGCTGTCGGCGGTAGAGCTGACCTGGCGTGTAGTTGTGTGAGTGCGTCGCTCTGGCTTCGGCTGCGTAGCGAATCGAGAAGCCCCTCTGGCGGGCCCGCCACGTCCAGTCGATGTCCTCGGAGTAGCAGAGCGCCTCGTCAAAGGGCAGCCAG
This region of Pseudomonadota bacterium genomic DNA includes:
- a CDS encoding O-antigen ligase domain-containing protein, coding for MGPRERAVPANVEALQLTMKFFVFGLFCAIAIPTLTCLAARSATARGLLLCALVVSTALGPGASIHLTTLTDYRGTEDGFIVHLTDVLCVALAMALIVAERHRVRLVPHEPLPLAALVVVGSLSTAAAHDPTLSLCTMFTLLKACLIYWCVSSALTTGTSTRWLWRGFLTLAASLSVITVAQRVILHVPRVNALFPHSNTLPSFTFLFIPLLLTGALCEPALPRGERSFTVLSVFALSLGVMFTMSRSGFVLLPLSLIGALLTGVRHGATPSARRLGMMLLICLALMGLALSGPVMERFANAPSASGEARHEFNDAALAMADDNPLGVGLNCYADVLSTNPVYRRDLRVLRNERSAGVCHNIYLLTAAETGWVGLAIALLAAARICTVAWREGRRRRGTDAVALHALLAGWLCVLATGTLEWVMRQSPVIDMAAITTALAMVLAHRPASTVRTSSNSTLRPPLSSADRRAVTSHA